The nucleotide window TATAAAAAACTAATGGAAAACGATATAGAGATACCATACCCACACCGACAGATAATAATGAATGAAGACAAAACCAGAGAAAAATAAGACCTAAACAACAAAAAAACAAAATAAAAAAATTAAAACCAAATACAAAAAATTAAAAACGATTACGAAACTTCATATAGGAAGTTTTAGCGTTCCTCGATATGTGGTTCAATGATTATCCTGTTTCTGTTTTTATCCACATAGATATCTGCAGTGCAGATAGATAGGTCCAACCCAAGGTTCCTACCAATCTCTCTGGGAACGGTAAGTTTTAGGTATTTTTTTCCATTACTTTCATACTGTGAGAACTTACGTTTACCTATAAAAACGGGTGAACCAATCATACTACCCAGTATTTAGACTAAAGCAAATAAAGTTATCCACTATATTTTCCCAAAATACCTTCAGCTCGGAATTGCTCCTTTAATTAAATAGGATAAGCCTGTTAAGAAAAACGCTGCAGCTACCCAGTAATACAGTAAAGTGGGGTACAAAATAACTAGGATTCCTGCTGCGAAGAGAACTATACCCATAAATATATTCACTACCCGGTTTGTTTTAGGAATTTTGCTTTGAGTTTCATCCATAATATCAACCACTCCAACTAGACTAAATGGACCATAATGGAGTTTTTTATCTACAATAACTGTACGTAACTCGTTTCCAAATATATTCCAGAAATTTTTAAAGAATATTATGTTTAACAGTATTAAAGCAATTATTACAACTGCAGTATACGTAATGGGGTCCCAATAATCTTCAAAATGTGTTAATAATAACCCTAATTCGTCAAAAAACAATCCAAGACCTGTACCATAAAGTAATGCCGCCAACCTATGTATCTTCTTATCTTTGTAGATAATAGCAATCCATCCAGCTATTATCATAAATATAACGCCGTAATAGAAGTGATGAATCATATAGTATTCAAATGGAAAAAAATCCCTACCAGTAGCTATATCTCCCAAATAAAAGACGTAAAGTCTAGCAACTATAAAGGAGATTAAAAAAGAGATAAATATCAATAAAGGCGCTTCTTTATATGTAGTACTATATTCCTCTTCATGTTCTTTAGATTTCATTATTCACACAAAAAATGAATAAACAAATGAGCATAAGGTTTATCTTAAATAACTATATAAATACTTGCTTTACATTAGTTTTTATTTTTTTAATTCAAGGTTTTTTGTTATAGGTCGATTGTCCTTAATCTCTGTGCATTTATGGCTACGATTACTGTGCTTGCAGACATCAATATAGCGCCTATAGCTGGTGATAACAGAATTCCAATCGGTGCTAATACTCCAGCAGCTAATGGTAATGCAAAGACGTTGTATCCTGCTGCATAAACTAAGTTCTCCTTCATTTTACGATAGCTTTTTTTACTTAAATTTAAAACACGGATTACGTCATAAGGGTTGTTTTCAACCAACACGATGTCTGCTGACTCAATTGCTATATCTGTACCACTCCCGATAGCTATTCCAACATCAGCTCTAGTTAGTGCGGGGGCGTCGTTAACTCCGTCTCCAACCATAGCAACTAATTTACCTTTGTTTTGAAGTTCAATGATTTTTTTATCTTTGTCTTCTGGAAGTACTTCGGCAAAATATTTTTTTATTCCAAGTTCATTTGAAACATATTTAGCAACCTTTTCCGAATCTCCTGTCAATAGAGCTATATCTATATCCATTATTTTTAATGCTTCAACGGTGTCTTTGCTTTCGTCTCTAATTTTATCTGCAAGTGAGACAGCAGCCAAAACTTCTTTATCTTGAATTAAATAAACGACTGTATGTCCATTTAAACCAGCTTTTTCACTAAAAGTAGTGATTTCTTGAGTTGGTTTAACGCTCAGTTCTTTTAATAGGTTTTCACCCCCTACATGCACCTCTTCATTTTCATAGGTGGCTTTGACACCTTTGCCTTTAATTGCTTTAAAGTTTTCAACACTTGGTGTTTCTATATTTCTTTCTTTAGCTGTTTTTGTTATTGCTTTAGCTATCATATGCTCTGAATCTGATTCAACAGCGGCCATCATCCTTAAAGCTTCTTCCTCACCTATTTTAGGTGATGTTTTTATTTCAATAACTCTCTGCTCTCCAACAGTTAATGTTCCTGTTTTATCAAAAACTACTATATCTACATCTCTAGCTATTTCTGATGCAATTCTATCCCTTATCAAAATCCCGTTTTTAGCAGCTATTGTTGTGTTTATAGCTACAACAAGAGGAATTGCTAGGCCTAATGCATGTGGACATGCTATTACCAAAACCGTTACAACCCGTTCAACAACATCAATCCCAAATCCAATTGAAATCGTCCATGCGATACCGGTTATTATAGCCATAAAGACTGCTGCGTAGAACAACCAGCCAGCAGCTCTATCAGCTAAAACCTGTGTTTTAGATTTAGTTTTCCGTGCATCTTCCACCAAACGCATGATTCCGGCGAGAGTGGTTTTATCTCCAGTGGCGTTTACTCTAACTCTTAAACTACCATCTCCGTTTAACGTACCACCAACCACCTTGTCGCCAGGTTCTTTTCTAACAGGGTTTGATTCCCCTGTTATCATCGATTGATCAACTTTAGTACTTCCTTTTTCAACAACACCATCAACTGGTATGTTCTGGCCTGGCCTCACTAAGACTAAGTCATCTTCCTTAATTTTATCTAATTCAACTAGTTCTGTATCTCCAGAGCTTGTTATTACCTCGGCTTTTTCCGGCATTAAATCAGCAAGTTCATCTAAAGCCCCTGATGCACGTCTAACGCTACGCATCTCAATCCAATGGCCTAATAAAAAAATCACGATTAGGGTAACAAGTTCCCAATACAAGGTCATTCCAATATCGAAGATTGAAGCGAAAATACTGTATGTGAATGCAACCATTATCGCCAGTGAAATCAACATCATCATTCCTGGTTCCCTGTTGCGAGCCTCGACAACCCCCATTTTGAGGAAGGGGATTCCACCAACTATGAAAACGGTTGTGCCGAAAAAAATAGGTATATATTCACTGCCAAGAAAGATCGGTGGTGCATAGTTGAACCAGTCTTGGATTGTTGGGCTGTAAATCAAAACGGGTATGCTTAGGAAAAATGATATTAAAAATCTTTTTTTGAAAAGTTCTTCATGTCCGGAGTGGTTAATCTGAGTTTTATTTTTTTCATGTTTTTCTTTATTGCCGCATATTCTGCAGCAACTGCATTCCTCATTTTTTTGTGACATTTCAAAGCCTAAATATTTTATTTAAGTCAAGCAAATATTCTTTGTTTTTAATTATCTTTGTTTTTCTGGTTTATTAGTTTGGCAAAAAGATAAGGTTGGTTAAGGATAATTTGAAGTTGTTTTGGTTCTGAATATTGGTGAGTAACTATGAAGTTGTTTATACCTGGTCCGGTTGAAGTTCGAGATGATCTTCTTGAAGTTATGTCGGATCCTATGATTGGTCATAGAAGTCCTGAGTTTTCTGAGCTATATGATGAAGTTGTTAATGGGTTGCAGAGGGTTATTCAGACTGATAATGATGTTTTTATCTCCACTTCGTCTGCTACGGGACTTCTAGAGGCTGCTGTTAGAAACACTGTTGACAAGAAATGTCTTAATCTATCTAACGGTGCCTTTGGGGATCGTTGGCATGAGATCACTGAGCGGAACGGTAAAGAATGTAGGAAACTTGAGTTTGAGTGGGGTAAGCCTATAGATCCTGAAGTCGTTGAAGAAGCTTTTGATGAAGAGTTTTATGATGTTGTGACTGTTGTGCATAATGAGTCTTCAACTGGGTTAATGAATCCTGTTGAAGAGATTTCAGAGGTTATTCCAGATGAGACTTTATTGCTTGTTGACACAGTCAGTTCTATGGGTGGTGTTGACTTCCCAGTAGATGATTATGATGTAGATATCTGTGTTTTTGGTACACAGAAATGTATGGGTTTGCCGCCAGGCCTTGCTTTCTGCTCTGTCAGTGAAGATGCTATTGAAAGGTCGATTGATGTTGGGGATAAGGGATATTATTTCAGTTTCGATATTTTCAGGAAATATAATGAGAGACGTCAGACTCCTACAACTCCAAATATATCGCTTTTGTATGCATTGAAAAAACAACTTAGTTATATACTTGAAGGGGAGGGGCTTAAATCACGTTGGAAAAGACATTCTGTTATGGCTGAAACAACTCGAAGTTGGGCTAGAGAACATTTCGATGTCTTTCCTGAATCGGGGTATGAGTCTGAGAGCCTAACAGCGGTTGAAAACACTAGGGATATAGATGTTTCTAAAATGATTTCAAGATTAAAGGCTAAGGGCTACGTTATCAGCAATGGATATGGTGATTTGAAAGAGAAAACTTTTAGAATCGGCCATCTCGCAGATCGAGAGCCCAGAGAAATTAATGAACTTCTCAACCTTATTGATGAGATACTTAATTTATAAGGTATATTTGTAACGATTTATCTGGGTTTAGTTATAGACGGCTGTTGTTTGTTTCAGGTGTTTATTATGGGTGTTGGCGGTAAAATTAAGGTTGGAGTTGCGGACACAACGTTCGCTAGATACGATATGGCTTCTGACGCTATTGATGAGATTGAAAAGAGAGCTTCCGTTGAGGTTCTGAGGTACACAGTTCCTGGAGTTAAGGATTTACCGGTAGCTGCTAAGAAACTTATAGAGGAGCGTGGAGCCGATCTAGTTCTAGCGTTTGGGATGCCTGGTCCGGAAGATATCGATAAGATGTGTGCAGATCAAGCTTCTAATGGGTTGATTCAAGCCCAGTTGATGACTAACACCCATGTTTTAGAGGTTTTTGTCCACATGGATGAACTTGATAGTGATAAAGAACTTGCTGATCTTGCGGAGAAACGTGCAAGAGAACACGGTAGAAATGCAGTAAAGTTATTACTTAAACCCGAACATTTAACAAGAGAAGCAGGTATGGGTGAAAGAGAAGGGGGGCCTGATGTAGGTCCATTGTTTAGGTGATATTTATGTCTGTAAAACTTGGTTTCGTTATATCTGAATTTAATTACGATGTTACGGAGAGCATGCGGGAACTTGCAGAGAGGCACGCTGATTTCTTAGGTGCTGAAGTCGTTGAAGAGGTTTTTGTGCCAGGTGTTTTTGACATGCCTTTGGCTATTAAGAACCTATTGGAAACGGATAAAATCGATGCTGTAGTCACATTGGGTTGTGTAATTGAAGGGCAGACCGATCACGACCAGGTTGTTGCTTCTCAGACCTCGAGAAAGATTACGGATTTATCTCTTGATTATGATAAACCGGTTTCGTTAGGAATAAGTGGTCCTGGTCAAACAAGGCATGAGGCACAGCAAAGGGTTGATTATGCGAAAAGAGCTGTTGAGTCAGCTGTAAAGATGGCTGAGAAAGACCTATGAGCCGAAAAATTTCACGCAGGGTTCAGAGGATTGAATCCTCTGCGACTCTCAAGATGGCGGATCTTGCTAAAAAGCTTCGTAGAAAAGGAGAGGACGTTATTTCCCTAGGTGTGGGTGAACCTGACTTTGACACTCCATATAACATAAAAGAGTGTTCTAAACAAGCTTTGGACGATGGTTTTGTTCATTATACTGATTCAAAAGGTATTCCAGAGTTAAGGGAGCTTTTGTCTGAAAAACTCAGTCGAGATAACGGTATTAAGAAAAAACCTAGTGAGATTATCTTAACTCCAGGAGCTAAGTTTGCTATATTCCTTGCCTGCCAGACATTGCTTGAAGATGGGGATAAAGCTTTGTTGTTTGACCCTTCATGGGTTTCATACAAAGAAAGCGTAAAGATGACTGGTGCCGAGGTAGAATGGTGTTCAATGAATGAGGATCTCCGGCCATCAGTTGAGGAGTATAAAGATATTCTTGAGTCAGAAAACATCTCTATTGTTGTTTTAAACAGTCCCTGTAATCCAACGGGCCAGGTTTATAGTGAAGAAGAAGTTCGTGAATTAGTTGAAATTGCTTTAGATAATGATGCAACGGTTCTTTCAGATGAGATTTATGAAAAGATTGTTTACAACCGTGATCACTATAGTCCTGCATCTGATTATCAGGATGTAGTGACAATTAATGGTTTTTCTAAAACCTATTCCATGACTGGATGGCGTTTAGGCTATATTGTTGCTGATGAAGACCTCATTAACCAGTTTATAAAGATACAGCAACATTCTGTTAGTTGTCCAACCTCATTTGCTCAAAAAGGTGCTTTATGTGCTCTTAATGACCCTGTGTCTGATGAAGTAGTTAGTGAGATGGTTGAGCGTTTTAGAGATCGTAGAGATCTGCTTGTGGAGGGATTGAACTCTTTCAGTGAGGTTGAGTGTGTTACGCCTGAAGGTGCGTTTTATGCATTTCCCGATGTTGGAAGGGATTCAGATATGGTTGCTGAAAGATTGCTCAGAGAGTGTCATGTAGTTGTTACTCCTGGCTCTGCTTTTGGAGAAGATTCTAGAAACAATATCCGTATTTCTTATGCGAGGTCTGAAGAACGGATAAAGGAAGCTTTGGAGCGAATGGAAGAAATATTTGATTAAACATTTAAGAAAACTATGGGTCTTAGGAATTGATTCAGATGAATAACTATTTTAGTTAAGTTTAGTTAAGTTATTTTCATAGGTTCTATTTTTTATTCCTGAGACCTTTTAAAAAAAACGTTTTTTAGTTTTTTAGAAATTTAAAAAGAGGTTGAGAGGTTTCTTTTATGGGTTAGTTTTCTTTTAGGGATAGCTATTATCTTTCACTGTAGAAGTGTTTGGGGGGTTGTTTGTTTAGGAGGTTTTTGGTTAACGGAGGTAGTTAGTCCTTTTTTTGTTTCTTGGGTGTTACTTGAACGTCTTCTGGGTTGAAAGATTTCCATTTTGCGGTGTATCCTAGTTTTTCTAGTGATGATTCTGTTAAGTTATGTTTTTTTAGTATTTTTTTGACTTTTGGTAGTTTTTTGTCTGAGAGTTTGTTTATTTCTGTTTTTATTTCTTTTATTTTGTTGGGTGGGATGTATTTGTTTTCGCATACTGCTCCTTGATGTTTTTTTAGTTTCTTTTTGATTGTTTCTGGGGGTACGTTTTTTTCGTTAGCTTTCTTTTTTATGTCTGTTATTTCTTTTTTCTCTGTGATGTCTGTTACATCTATTTTCTTTATCTGTTGGTTAACTGCTTCTTCTTCAAGTTTTTCCATTCTTTTTATTATTTTTTTAAGTGGGATTCTTTTTTTATAGAAAAAAACTTCTTCTGCCTGATTGAAATCTTGTTTAGTGCATTTTAGGTTTTTGTTTACGGCTAGAATTACTGGTTTATCTGCTTCCATGTTTTTGACTTTCTTAATCTTCTTTTCTATGTATTCGGGAGTCCAGAAACCAACAACCTCTAGGTAGAATGATTTGTTGTATTTTTCGAAACTGAAGTCAGGTATCATTACGCTGTTTCCTGACTTTATTATTGTTGGTTCTCTTTTAATTTGCCAACCGGTTTTTATTTTCTCTAGCCTGTTTGCAAGGTCTCTCTCAACCTCACTGTCGAAACTTTGTTCTTTATCTGTCTTCATGTATGGGAAGTAGTCTTGTTTTGAGTCATCAAGATGGAAATTGTATATTCTTGGTTCGCCTCTATCTTTTTTCTCTATTTTGGCAGATACTTTCCAATTACTGGATTTCATTATGTATGGTAGGAGTCTTGCAAGCTGGTTTCCATATTTACGGGTTTTTTTAAATAAAGAGCCAGGGCCTGTAACCTTTATGTCTAGATTGGGGTTAACGGTGTACATCAAACCGAGGTATTTAAGAATTCCAAATATCTGTCTATAGTTATCTGTTACATTGAATTTAATTTCTAATGCATCGAAAAGTAATGTTTGTGTGGCTGATAGGTTGTATTGTTTAATTAGGTTTGTTGGGTTTCTATTTACGTTTGTTTTTAGGATTTCGTTTTCTTTTCTGTCTGCCCAAAACCATTCTTCTACTTCCAATGGATCTATGTTGTATTCTCTAGCTGTTTCTCTGATTAATCGATCTCTTTCTTTTTTGTCCGTTACATATCCCTTGCTGTATAAATTGCTTCTTATCTCTTGGGGTGGTGTTTTTGCTTTGTTTTCGAAACTGCATCTTCTTTCTATTAATGCGTGAAGTGCTCTTAAGAACTTGAAGTCTTGGTGTGTTTCATGTGATTTAACGGCTTCTTCTATTTCTCCTCTCGACCTACCAGTTTTGAATTCATTGATTACTGTCCTGGCTTCTTCTATATGTTTTCTGGGTTCTCGGTATCGAGGTTTTATCTCTGTTCCTTTTTTCTTGGTTTCTAGTAGTTTTTTAGTTAGGATTGTTAACACATCCTTATTCTCGTTTTCTTCTACTTGAGGTGCGTAGTTCGGTTGTGTTTTTGGTGACTACTTCGTATAGGACTGTGTCATTTCCGGAGGGCCTTAATAACCTACCTAATCTTTGTCTATATTCCCTTTTGCTTCCGGTTCCACTGAGTATTATACCTATGTTTGCGTCTGGGACATCTACTCCTTCATCAAGTACCTTTGAACTTACAATCGCTGGATAGGTGTCGTCTTTAAATTTATGTAAAATCGATTCTCTTTCTTTTTTATTTGTTTCATGTGTGATGGCGGGGATTAAAAACCGTTTAGATATTCGGTATACCATGTCATTGTAACGTGTAAATATGATTATTCTGTCTTCTTGGTGTTTTTTAAGTAGGTTGGCAAGTTCCTGGATTTTGGCTTCAGAGCTATATGCGATCTTCCTAGCTCTGTTTTTTGCTCTAACGGCTCTCCAAGCTTCTGGGTCATTTCCACTACGCATTACAACTTTCTTAAAATCTCCTGGCCCATTCATCTGTATATTTCTTGACCTTAGGTAATTTCTGAATATAGATGTATACTCTTCGTATCTCTTCGATTCTTTTTCGGTTAACTCAACTCCTATAACTTCTGTTCTATAGTCTGAGAGGTATTGGCCGGTGAGTTCGTCAGTGTCAACTTCGTATACTTTGCCGCCGAGAAGGTTTGACAGTTCATGGTGTAGGTCGTCTTCTCTTTCGTATGTTGCTGTCAACCCCATTCTATGTGGTGAGGCAAAGAACTCAGCAATGTGTCTATATCCCTCTGAAGGCAGGTGGTGTACTTCATCGAACAGAATCATCTTAAATTTATTACCGAGTTTTTCAGCATGTATGTATGCTGAGTCATATGTTGAAACTGTTATTGGCTTTAGTTTTTTCTTTCGACCTGTATACTCACCTGCAGGTAGATTTTGCTCCTTTAATACATCTATCCATTGATCTACCAAATCGAGTGTAGGTACCACTATAAAAGATGGTGAGTTTATTTTAGATATGGCGCCAATACCAACGTATGTTTTTCCAGAGCCTGTTGGGAGAACTATAACTCCTCTAGTGAACTTCATCCACTGGGAGATTGCTTCTTTTTGATATGGTCTTAACTCTACATCGAATTTAAAATCTGACATAGGTATTGTGTCTAAAACACGGTCTTCATACTGGATTTCTGATTTTTCTAGGTAATCTTTGATATCTCGATATCTATAGGCCATTGCACGTAGGTTGTCGGTTCTCTCATCCCACTTAGTGTATGGGAGGTTGTATTCTCCTTCAATAGCTATTGTTCCTTTATCATACTTTAAAAGCATTTTTTATCAAATCTGGATTTATTCATATATTTAGAACAATGGTTTAGTTTTTGTTTTGTTCCTTCAGTTTGAATGATTTGTATATTCCAACCGCTCCAGACATCATGACGTCACCTATTGGGTGGGCATATTCAATGTTTATTGTGTTGGGCATTACGTCTCTTCTTGGACCAGTAACAATTATTTTTTCAGGCTCTATAGATTCGGAGACATATGCTCCATGGCCTCCATCTCCAAAAACTTCGTCATCGGTTATTTCTCCATGGATCAATTTATCAATCAACTCTGTTATCCTGTCATCATCTAGCATTCTGGTATGGTGTTCAAACAAACCAACCAATTTATTTTCTTTAATTGAAGCCGCCATGAAATGGCCGTTTCCAGCGTCAACAACAATTTCATCTCCACCTTGATAACACCCGATTATTGCAGCTATTTTAGAGTCTAATGCGATAGATTCATAACTTGATAACTGGCTTAATGCACTGTCGATTCTGCTGAACCTACCTGTTTTTTCTTTAAAAACAAGGTCTTTTAGCAGGCCTTTTTCTTGAATAACCTCTTTGAAATAACTGAATCTATATCTCCTGTCAGATATTCCTTCAGGCGCAACTCCATGGTCTTGCACGCCTATACCTATCTTTTCTGGCTGTTTGATTTCTATTGAATCTAAAAAACCATGTATTTCATCTAACAAAAGGTCTCCCATCTCAACCTTTGTATACCCATTATAATCTTGAACTTCCTCTTTATCGATTATTTTAATACCCATATCTCTAACAAAATCTAGGTTGTCTGAAAGGGTTCGAGCCGCCTCTTCAACCATAACAACATCATTTGACCTAACATGGTTCTTTATAACCTTAGAAACAGGGCCTCCACCCATCGTGTTGCCAGTGCATAGAAGGTCTCCTTCAACCTGTCTTATTTTATCTGCAACTATCCTTGTAGGAGATGGTAAAACCATTTTAACAACATTTTCATCAAGCTTATCAGTTAATAAAACGTCCTGTGTTCCCTTTCCTACATCAATTGCTAATGTCAATGGCCCTAACCCATCATGATTAGAAAACAAAAAAACACCTCAAGATACTAATTGGTTCTTTAATTACAAATCTTTATTCAAAAAAAATATCTAAAAACTGTAGAACTATCTTTATTTCTTTGTGTCTAAAAGAGTTACACGCTCTAAAACCAATAGAGGTATTTTATCACTACCGATTGCTCTTAACTCTTCTTCTGAGATATTGTATATCTCCTTGATTTTATTTATCTTCTCTTTTTTATATTCAAGTAATGAGTTATCGATATTTAAATCAAGTTTTTGCTTGAGAGATTCCCAATCAATGTCTCCAATTCCTACAAAACCTACTTTCTGTTTACCTTCTCCAACACCTGCTTTTTCTATAGCTTTATCTATCTGTCTTTCACCAACTATGTAGAGAAGCATCTCCATACTTAATGACTTTGAAATCGGCTCGTTGTGCCAGGACCTAATTGCTTTCTCCGCAGCGTGTTTAAGGTGTTTTTCACCGGCTATAATATCTGCGTTAACAGCTTGAATAGCTCCATCACCTCCACAACTATTCAATGATTTTAGAAAAACATCTAAATCTTCTATATATAATCGACCGGCCTTAACTTCTACTTCAATTTTATCAACACTGATCAATTGATTACTGTCCTTTCTTTCTAGAACCATTTCTATCAAGCTCCCTACGAATCTTATCAACTGTTTTCGGGCCCACGCCATCTATCTCTTCAATCTCTGTTTTTTCGTCAATCAAGGTATGTAGGTCTGATTTAGTTCTATATCCATTTCTATAGAGCTCTCGAGCTCTGACTCTACCGATACCTGGGATGCTAACAAGGTCTGATAACTCTCTCTTCACTCCGTACTGCATTCTTCTCTCAAGATCTCTAAGCTTATCTATATAGAGGGATAATGACATTTTCGATAACTCAGCAGCAGAATGTAACAACCATTCAGCTGTTCCAGCTTTACGCCGTATGTCTCCAGAACTCACTCCATATCTATCACAGATCTCATCGTCATCTATTTCCTCAACCCAGTCCTTTAAAAGCATTGAGGTCTTAACTTCACTCAAGAACCAATCATCCATCTCCCCTCTCTCCCTGAGTCGGGGATTTTCTTTAAGAAAAGACTCAACATGTGAATAATCATTCTTTCTCATATACAAAGTATCCATATCTGGGGTTTCACATACCATGTGAAGAAACTCAATGTCATCCTTCATTTCACGGCCTGAAAGTCGTTCTAAAATCCTGGAAGCACTTAAAGGATCTATATACAACTCGGAAACCCGTTTACCTATCGCAGTAGAATCTAACTCTTGGTTATCGCTAAAACCAAAACCACTGGCCTCAATAAATCCTTCAGACTCAAGAAAACCAAGAACCCTCTTAACCAATAACTCAATATCTTCAGAACGGTTCTGTATTGAGAAAAACGTACGTCCAATGAAATCCATCAACTCATTATAACTACCAGCAAAACCCGAAGCTATTGTAGATAACACATGTGACCTTAAAGCAGGTTCAGAAGCAAGTTTTGAAGAAATATCTTCACTATCACCTACAATATATCGATCAATAAGCTGGTCTCTCTCAACCTGGTTTTTAGCTATCAATACAGCCTCACCATATGGATCCATTCCAGGTCTACCAGCACGGCCAAACATCTGTTTAACATCAAGAACAGGTATAGGCTTCATACCATAATTAGGGTCATACCTCTTGTAATCCCTAACAACAACACGCCTCGCAGGTAAATTAACCCCCCAAGCCAACGTTGGAGTGGAACAAATAACCTTTAAATCACCATTTGAAAAAAGACTCTCTATACGCCTTAAATGCTTATTTCTCAATCCAGCGTGATGAAAACAAACACCCCTCTCAACATAACGAGCAAGCCGTTCCTCCTCATCAGTAACCCCCTCAATATCTCTAATTTCATCGGCAAGACCCATCAAACGATCTTCTTCCTGTGGAGATAGAAGATCGTCAAGAGAACCAACAACACGTCCAGCAGCCCCCCGAGAATTACGTCTCGAAGAAGTGAAAACAAGAGCCTGACCACCCTCAAGAACAGCATCCCTCACAACAGAAGTTGCAACATCATCTTCATCTGACCCAACCTCCTTCTCACCATCAAAAGGAAAATCAATTACATCATCAAAAACAACCCCTTCCTTAAGTTCAATCGGCCTCCAATCACTCTTAACCAACCCCGCATCAAGCCAACTAGCAATCTCCCCAGCATTACTG belongs to Methanonatronarchaeum sp. AMET-Sl and includes:
- a CDS encoding DUF1786 family protein; the encoded protein is MTLAIDVGKGTQDVLLTDKLDENVVKMVLPSPTRIVADKIRQVEGDLLCTGNTMGGGPVSKVIKNHVRSNDVVMVEEAARTLSDNLDFVRDMGIKIIDKEEVQDYNGYTKVEMGDLLLDEIHGFLDSIEIKQPEKIGIGVQDHGVAPEGISDRRYRFSYFKEVIQEKGLLKDLVFKEKTGRFSRIDSALSQLSSYESIALDSKIAAIIGCYQGGDEIVVDAGNGHFMAASIKENKLVGLFEHHTRMLDDDRITELIDKLIHGEITDDEVFGDGGHGAYVSESIEPEKIIVTGPRRDVMPNTINIEYAHPIGDVMMSGAVGIYKSFKLKEQNKN
- the cgi121 gene encoding KEOPS complex subunit Cgi121, with product MVLERKDSNQLISVDKIEVEVKAGRLYIEDLDVFLKSLNSCGGDGAIQAVNADIIAGEKHLKHAAEKAIRSWHNEPISKSLSMEMLLYIVGERQIDKAIEKAGVGEGKQKVGFVGIGDIDWESLKQKLDLNIDNSLLEYKKEKINKIKEIYNISEEELRAIGSDKIPLLVLERVTLLDTKK
- a CDS encoding ATP-dependent DNA helicase, whose protein sequence is MNVDDLLDFGLPEEGLEIIRERGIEELYPPQVDGVRSGVLDGCNLVLAVPTASGKTLISELAILNSIFSGGRALYIVPLKALAYEKYELFKEYERFGFSVGVATGDYDRSADYLRDRDVVVTTSEKADSMLRLGTDWISEIDVIVSDEIHLVDSDRRGPTLEVTLAKLMMMNPGAQVIALSATISNAGEIASWLDAGLVKSDWRPIELKEGVVFDDVIDFPFDGEKEVGSDEDDVATSVVRDAVLEGGQALVFTSSRRNSRGAAGRVVGSLDDLLSPQEEDRLMGLADEIRDIEGVTDEEERLARYVERGVCFHHAGLRNKHLRRIESLFSNGDLKVICSTPTLAWGVNLPARRVVVRDYKRYDPNYGMKPIPVLDVKQMFGRAGRPGMDPYGEAVLIAKNQVERDQLIDRYIVGDSEDISSKLASEPALRSHVLSTIASGFAGSYNELMDFIGRTFFSIQNRSEDIELLVKRVLGFLESEGFIEASGFGFSDNQELDSTAIGKRVSELYIDPLSASRILERLSGREMKDDIEFLHMVCETPDMDTLYMRKNDYSHVESFLKENPRLRERGEMDDWFLSEVKTSMLLKDWVEEIDDDEICDRYGVSSGDIRRKAGTAEWLLHSAAELSKMSLSLYIDKLRDLERRMQYGVKRELSDLVSIPGIGRVRARELYRNGYRTKSDLHTLIDEKTEIEEIDGVGPKTVDKIRRELDRNGSRKKGQ